Proteins encoded in a region of the Bacteroidota bacterium genome:
- a CDS encoding cytochrome-c peroxidase, translated as MLRLAAFVALAFALVLVAFTAPILPASTPTLPETPYNYANIELPEHLRVNVVPGSDNTPASNPITDAGATLGRVLFYDTRLSANQTVSCGSCHLQERAFSDPEALSTGFAGERTHRNSMGLVFARFYDNGRFFWDERAETLEDQVLMPIEDEIEMGMTLDDVRARLEATDFYADLFADAFGS; from the coding sequence ATGCTTCGACTCGCCGCGTTCGTTGCGCTCGCCTTCGCCCTCGTCCTCGTTGCGTTCACCGCGCCCATCCTGCCAGCGAGCACGCCGACGCTCCCAGAGACGCCGTACAACTACGCCAACATCGAACTGCCGGAGCACCTAAGGGTCAACGTGGTGCCAGGCTCGGACAACACGCCCGCATCCAACCCGATCACGGACGCCGGCGCTACGCTCGGCCGCGTGCTCTTCTACGACACGCGCCTCTCGGCCAACCAGACGGTGTCGTGTGGTTCCTGCCACCTACAAGAGCGCGCGTTCTCTGACCCCGAGGCTCTCAGCACGGGCTTCGCGGGCGAGCGGACGCACCGGAACTCGATGGGGTTGGTGTTCGCGCGGTTCTACGACAACGGGCGCTTCTTCTGGGACGAGCGCGCCGAGACGCTCGAAGACCAAGTGCTCATGCCTATCGAAGACGAAATCGAGATGGGCATGACGCTCGACGACGTGCGCGCACGCCTCGAAGCGACGGACTTCTACGCCGACCTCTTCGCCGACGCGTTTGGCTC